Proteins encoded together in one Camelina sativa cultivar DH55 chromosome 9, Cs, whole genome shotgun sequence window:
- the LOC104715358 gene encoding F-box protein At2g35280-like, producing the protein MAQKQKISSLESLPQDLLGDIISKVAKYGHRDIRNCLQVSHELAIACQDGRVSKNLNLMPLAINPLATLNKYQPLMEKCLQAGNPEAHYIQGIKEYFYNDNIEIGLPHLQASAEGERRMEEGKKYLDKLEWAKSTTRSDRCWTNIKESLEGIPILQETVLL; encoded by the exons AtggcacaaaaacaaaagatatcatCCTTAGAAAGCCTCCCACAAGATCTTCTTGGCGATATTATATCTAAGGTTGCAAAGTATGGCCACAGAGATATTCGTAATTGCTTGCAAGTTTCTCATGAACTAGCGATCGCATGTCAAGATGGAAGGGTTTCAAAGAATCTCAACCTCATGCCGCTAGCCATCAATCCATTAGCAACATTAAACAAGTATCAACCACTCATGGAGAAATGTCTACAAGCTGGTAATCCTGAAGCCCACTACATTCAAGGGATAAAAGAGTACTTCTACAACGACAACATAGAGATTGGCCTACCACATCTCCAAGCATCTGCTGAAGGTGA GAGACGAATGGAGGAAgggaaaaaatatttggataagCTAGAATGGGCAAAATCAACAACCAGATCAGACCGTTGTTGGACAAATATCAAAGAATCTCTAGAAGGCATCCCAATTCTTCAAGAAACCGTGCTACTTTGA